One window of the Salvelinus fontinalis isolate EN_2023a chromosome 2, ASM2944872v1, whole genome shotgun sequence genome contains the following:
- the LOC129816703 gene encoding uracil phosphoribosyltransferase homolog: protein MRSGEAMEQGLRDCCRSNRIGKILIQSDEDTQKTKVYNAKFPLDINRRKVLLMYPLLTKYVSSCQVWIINRLNTVLTPPQDKEFM, encoded by the exons ATGAGAAGCG gcgagGCCATGGAGCAGGGACTCAGAGACTGCTGCCGGTCCAACCGTATCGGTAAGATCCTCATCCAGAGTGACGAGGACACTCAGAAGACCAAAGTTTACAACGCCAAGTTCCCCCTAGATATCAACAGGAGGAAAGTCCTCCTAATGTATCCCCTTCTCACTAAGTATGTATCATCATGTCAAGTATGGATCATCAACAGACtcaatacagtactaactcctcctcaggacaaagagttcatgTGA